In one Epinephelus lanceolatus isolate andai-2023 chromosome 19, ASM4190304v1, whole genome shotgun sequence genomic region, the following are encoded:
- the srek1 gene encoding splicing regulatory glutamine/lysine-rich protein 1 isoform X1, with amino-acid sequence MSGIPGTAVVQVTNLSSAVSSEQMRTLFGFLGDIEELRLYPPDNAPLSFSSKVCYIKYRDPSSVGVAQHLTNTVFIDRALIVVPCAEGKIPEEAKALSLLAPAAPVPSLIPGGGLLPIPTPAPLQNLNLPIVNRLSAALDPTASVHSQPPLMGNVDPSKVDEIRRTVYVGNLNSQTTTADQLLEFFKQVGDVKFVRMAGDETQPTRFAFVEFVEQESVARALTFNGVMFGDRPLKVNHSNNAIVKPPEMTPQAAAKELESVMKRVREAQSTIAAAIEPVDIKKRSSSRSRRSRRSRSRSRSRSHSRMHRKRSRSRHRLVPKLWPRNDSHNSRSSHRRRSRSRDRRHSRSRSRGHRRKSKDRSRSPRRKARSPSPKRGKKDKRRERSRDRKDRSTSRKRSRKDEDRIKGKAKPMKVERDYDREEKEDYESEREDSVTLSEDMMSSPSTQHNGSYKTHNEEYASMGADSTK; translated from the exons ATGAGCGGGATACCAGGGACTGCTGTCGTCCAGGTCACCAACCTGTCCTCGGCCGTAAGCAGCGAACAGATGCGTACTCTGTTCGGTTTCCTGGGAGACATCGAGGAGCTGCGGCTCTATCCGCCCGA CAATGCTCCTCTGTCTTTCTCGTCCAAAGTGTGCTATATAAAGTACAGAGATCCCTCCAGTGTTGGTGTGGCGCAACATCTCACCAATACTGTTTTTATTGACAGAGCTTTGATAGTAGTGCCATGTGCCGAAG GGAAAATCCCAGAAGAGGCCAAGGCCTTGTCACTTTTGGCACCTGCTGCCCCAGTGCCCAGTCTGATTCCTGGTGGAGGACTGCTGCCAATTCCCACTCCGGCTCCGCTTCAGAAT CTGAACCTTCCCATAGTAAATCGGCTGTCAGCTGCTCTGGACCCCACAGCCTCAGTTCACTCCCAGCCCCCCCTCATGGGGAATGTGGATCCTTCAAAAGTTGATGAGATCAGGAGGACCGTCTATGTTGGCAACTTGAATTCACAG ACTACCACTGCAGACCAGCTGTTGGAGTTCTTCAAGCAGGTGGGAGATGTTAAGTTTGTGCGAATGGCCGGAGATGAGACCCAGCCAACACGCTTCGCCTTCGTAGAGTTTGTTGAGCAGGAGTCCGTCGCCAGAGCCCTGACCTTTAATGGAGTCATGTTCGGAGACAGACCCCTGAA GGTTAATCATTCCAATAACGCCATAGTAAAACCCCCAGAGATGACACCACAGGCTGCTGCTAAAGAGCTAGAAAGTGTGATGAAGAGGGTGAGGGAGGCCCAGTCTACTATTGCTGCTGCCATTGAGCCAG TTGACATAAAGAAGCGTTCCTCCAGTCGGTCTAGAAGGTCAAGACGGTCCCGCTCACGGTCCCGCTCCCGTTCACACTCAAGAATGCACAGGAAAAGGTCGCGTTCGAGACACAG ACTGGTGCCAAAGTTGTGGCCAAGGAATGACTCCCACAATTCCCGAAGTAGCCACAGGAGGCGGTCACGTTCCAGAGACAGGAGACACAGTCGAAGTCGATCAAG GGGCCACAGGAGGAAGAGTAAGGATCGGTCCAGGAGCCCTCGGAGGAAAGCTAGATCACCCTCACCCAAAAG AGGTAAGAAAGACAAGAGGAGGGAGCGCAGCAGGGACCGAAAGGACCGCTCCACGTCCAGGAAAAGGAGCCGCAAGGACGAGGACAGGATAAAGGGCAAGGCAAAGCCAATGAAG GTGGAAAGGGACTAtgacagagaagaaaaagaagactaTGAAAGTGAGAGAGAAGACTCGGTCACACTCAGCGAGGATATGATGTCATCACCCTCCACCCAGCATAATGGCAGCTACAAGACTCACAATGAGGAGTACGCATCTATGGGTGCAGACAGCACCAAGTGA
- the srek1 gene encoding splicing regulatory glutamine/lysine-rich protein 1 isoform X2 gives MVHDQYVSSTGKIPEEAKALSLLAPAAPVPSLIPGGGLLPIPTPAPLQNLNLPIVNRLSAALDPTASVHSQPPLMGNVDPSKVDEIRRTVYVGNLNSQTTTADQLLEFFKQVGDVKFVRMAGDETQPTRFAFVEFVEQESVARALTFNGVMFGDRPLKVNHSNNAIVKPPEMTPQAAAKELESVMKRVREAQSTIAAAIEPVDIKKRSSSRSRRSRRSRSRSRSRSHSRMHRKRSRSRHRLVPKLWPRNDSHNSRSSHRRRSRSRDRRHSRSRSRGHRRKSKDRSRSPRRKARSPSPKRGKKDKRRERSRDRKDRSTSRKRSRKDEDRIKGKAKPMKVERDYDREEKEDYESEREDSVTLSEDMMSSPSTQHNGSYKTHNEEYASMGADSTK, from the exons ATGGTTCATGACCAATATGTTTCCAGTACAG GGAAAATCCCAGAAGAGGCCAAGGCCTTGTCACTTTTGGCACCTGCTGCCCCAGTGCCCAGTCTGATTCCTGGTGGAGGACTGCTGCCAATTCCCACTCCGGCTCCGCTTCAGAAT CTGAACCTTCCCATAGTAAATCGGCTGTCAGCTGCTCTGGACCCCACAGCCTCAGTTCACTCCCAGCCCCCCCTCATGGGGAATGTGGATCCTTCAAAAGTTGATGAGATCAGGAGGACCGTCTATGTTGGCAACTTGAATTCACAG ACTACCACTGCAGACCAGCTGTTGGAGTTCTTCAAGCAGGTGGGAGATGTTAAGTTTGTGCGAATGGCCGGAGATGAGACCCAGCCAACACGCTTCGCCTTCGTAGAGTTTGTTGAGCAGGAGTCCGTCGCCAGAGCCCTGACCTTTAATGGAGTCATGTTCGGAGACAGACCCCTGAA GGTTAATCATTCCAATAACGCCATAGTAAAACCCCCAGAGATGACACCACAGGCTGCTGCTAAAGAGCTAGAAAGTGTGATGAAGAGGGTGAGGGAGGCCCAGTCTACTATTGCTGCTGCCATTGAGCCAG TTGACATAAAGAAGCGTTCCTCCAGTCGGTCTAGAAGGTCAAGACGGTCCCGCTCACGGTCCCGCTCCCGTTCACACTCAAGAATGCACAGGAAAAGGTCGCGTTCGAGACACAG ACTGGTGCCAAAGTTGTGGCCAAGGAATGACTCCCACAATTCCCGAAGTAGCCACAGGAGGCGGTCACGTTCCAGAGACAGGAGACACAGTCGAAGTCGATCAAG GGGCCACAGGAGGAAGAGTAAGGATCGGTCCAGGAGCCCTCGGAGGAAAGCTAGATCACCCTCACCCAAAAG AGGTAAGAAAGACAAGAGGAGGGAGCGCAGCAGGGACCGAAAGGACCGCTCCACGTCCAGGAAAAGGAGCCGCAAGGACGAGGACAGGATAAAGGGCAAGGCAAAGCCAATGAAG GTGGAAAGGGACTAtgacagagaagaaaaagaagactaTGAAAGTGAGAGAGAAGACTCGGTCACACTCAGCGAGGATATGATGTCATCACCCTCCACCCAGCATAATGGCAGCTACAAGACTCACAATGAGGAGTACGCATCTATGGGTGCAGACAGCACCAAGTGA